A section of the Humulus lupulus chromosome 2, drHumLupu1.1, whole genome shotgun sequence genome encodes:
- the LOC133818313 gene encoding cytochrome P450 724B1-like has translation MGGTEFWLTVVVVGLSSSVLVAVWNHFSPLLFKTCPVPKGSFGWPLVGETIGFLKPHPSNSIGNFLKDHCFRYGKVFTSHLFFSPTVVSCDEELNYFILQNEGKLFECSYPKSIHGILGQSSMLVAAGDTHKRLRNVALSLVSITKSKPEFLNDIQRTAIGILHSWKDKQRVTFFEEARKFTLNVIIKQVLGLTPEDSKTTKILEDFRTFMRGLISPPLYIPGTPYAKAVKARHRISSTVKAIIKERRTSSCDDSSIKKQSDFLEILLTVDTLSEDEKVSFVLDSLLGGYETTSLLMAMVVYFLAQSPSALQQLKVEHDSIRSMKQKDEHLNWEDYRKMDFTQKVINEALRLGNIVKFVHRKAIKDVRFKDYQIPSGWKVLPIFSAVHLDSSLHSNALKFDPNRWESQDQVSKRYTPFGGGSRCCPGSELGRLEVAFFLHHLVQNFRWKVEDDEQPTAYPYVEFKKELVLSLESCS, from the exons ATGGGTGGAACTGAGTTTTGGCTTACTGTTGTCGTAGTAGGCCTTTCGAGTTCGGTTTTGGTTGCCGTTTGGAACCATTTCTCACCCCTGCTCTTTAAGACATGCCCTGTCCCTAAAGGGTCTTTTGGGTGGCCTTTGGTGGGAGAAACAATTGGCTTCTTGAAGCCACACCCTTCTAATTCTATTGGCAACTTTCTTAAAGACCATTGTTTTAG GTATGGGAAAGTGTTCACATCCCATTTGTTCTTTTCACCAACGGTTGTGTCATGTGATGAAGAGCTGAACTATTTCATTCTTCAGAATGAAGGCAAACTGTTTGAGTGTAGTTATCCAAAATCCATCCATGGGATTCTCGGCCAGTCCTCCATGTTGGTAGCTGCTGGTGACACTCACAAGAGGCTCAGAAATGTGGCTCTCTCCCTTGTCTCTATAACCAAATCCAAGCCTGAGTTTCTCAACGACATTCAGAGAACGGCTATTGGTATTCTTCATTCCTGGAAAGACAAACAACGTGTCACTTTCTTTGAGGAAGCCAGAAAG TTCACACTTAACGTGATAATAAAACAAGTACTTGGTTTGACCCCAGAAGATTCAAAGACAACAAAAATTCTTGAAGATTTTCGCACTTTCATGAGAGGACTTATATCACCTCCTCTCTATATTCCTGGAACTCCTTATGCAAAAGCTGTTAAG GCTAGACATAGGATATCTTCAACTGTCAAAGCAATTATAAAGGAAAGAAGAACAAGTTCTTGTGATGATAGTTCTATAAAAAAGCAGAGTGATTTTCTTGAGATACTCCTAACTGTTGATACCTTATCTGAAGATGAAAAAGTGAGCTTTGTTTTGGATTCTCTTTTGGGTGGCTATGAGACTACCTCTCTCTTAATGGCTATGGTGGTTTATTTTCTTGCTCAATCACCTTCTGCATTACAACAACTAAAG GTAGAACATGACAGTATTAGGAGCATGAAGCAGAAAGATGAGCATTTGAACTGGGAAGATTACAGAAAAATGGATTTCACTCAGAAA GTCATCAATGAAGCGCTTAGATTGGGAAATATTGTAAAATTTGTGCACCGAAAGGCCATAAAAGATGTCAGATTCAAAG ATTACCAAATTCCCTCGGGGTGGAAGGTCCTACCTATATTTAGTGCAGTTCACTTGGACTCTTCTCTCCATTCAAATGCTCTTAAGTTTGATCCCAACAGATGGGAG AGCCAAGATCAAGTATCCAAGAGATATACTCCCTTTGGGGGAGGGTCTAGATGCTGTCCTGGTTCTGAACTTGGTAGGCTTGAAGTGGCGTTTTTCCTCCACCACCTTGTGCAAAATTTCAG GTGGAAAGTTGAAGATGATGAACAACCTACAGCCTATCCATATGTAGAATTTAAGAAGGAGTTGGTCTTATCCCTTGAAAGTTGCTCATAA
- the LOC133818312 gene encoding subtilisin-like protease SBT5.3, giving the protein MNQPKLALYLLLLHFFLQLQIPTSFAIERSYVVYFGAHSHGPNYSLLDSERVTQSHYEFLGSFLGSHEVARKSLFYSYTRHINGFAATLEEEVAAKIASHPNVISVFLNQGRKLHTTHSWDFLGLERNDVVPYGSIWKKAKYGENTIIGNLDTGVWPESKSFSDEELGPIPAKWRGICQNGIDSSFHCNRKLIGARYFNNGYAAVVGPLNSTFDSPRDNEGHGSHTLSTAGGNFVSKASVFGFGNGTAKGGSPKARVASYKVCWPPVDGNECFDADILAAFDIAINDGVDVLSVSLGGAATAYFNDSVSIGSFHAIRSGIVVVCSAGNSGPTDATVSNIAPWEITVGASTMDREFPTYVTLGNKKSFKGQSLSTRALQNGKFYRLITAVDAKAANASDEDAILCKPGTLDPRKVKGNILVCLRGENARVDKGQQALQAGAAGMVLANNDLTGNEIIADPHVLPASHISYSDGIMVFAYINSTKSPEGYITPARTKLATEPAPFMAAFSSKGPNTVTPEILKPDITAPGVSVIAAYSEAQGPTNQIFDKRRVAFNSVSGTSMSCPHVSGIVGLLKTLHPDWSPAAIKSAIMTTARTRDNRMEPLLNASHIKATPFSYGAGHVQPNRAMDPGLVYDLTVNDYLNFLCSLGYNATQIETFSEKPYRCSKKIKLTNLNYPSITVPSLYGSITVIRTLKNVGMPGTYRARVKNPAEIIVSVKPKSLKFNRVGEEKRFKVTLMLKKLKAAKDYVFGELIWSDNKHYVRTPIVVKAA; this is encoded by the exons ATGAACCAACCAAAACTTGCCCTCTATCTTCTTTTACTTCATTTCTTTTTACAATTGCAGATACCTACGTCTTTTGCTATTGAAAGG TCTTATGTGGTGTACTTTGGAGCTCATTCTCATGGCCCAAATTACTCACTCCTTGACTCGGAGCGTGTGACTCAGTCTCACTATGAGTTTCTCGGATCGTTTTTAGGAAG CCATGAAGTTGCTAGAAAGTCCTTGTTTTACTCTTACACAAGGCACATCAATGGTTTTGCTGCGACCTTGGAAGAAGAAGTTGCTGCCAAGATAGCTA GTCATCCGAATGTGATATCGGTATTCTTGAATCAGGGAAGAAAATTACACACAACTCATTCATGGGATTTCTTGGGGCTGGAACGAAACGATGTCGTTCCTTATGGTTCAATTTGGAAGAAAGCCAAATATGGTGAAAATACTATCATCGGAAACCTTGATACTG GTGTATGGCCTGAATCCAAGAGCTTTAGTGATGAGGAGTTGGGACCAATTCCCGCAAAGTGGAGAGGAATATGCCAAAATGGCATTGATTCTTCTTTTCACTGCAATAG GAAGCTAATTGGAGCAAGGTACTTCAACAACGGTTATGCTGCAGTTGTTGGTCCACTTAACTCCACTTTTGACTCACCAAGAGACAATGAAGGCCACGGTTCTCATACCTTATCAACTGCTGGTGGTAACTTTGTCTCTAAGGCAAGTGTTTTTGGTTTTGGCAATGGAACAGCCAAAGGTGGATCACCAAAAGCCAGGGTCGCATCTTACAAGGTGTGCTGGCCTCCAGTGGATGGAAACGAGTGTTTTGATGCAGACATTTTGGCTGCATTTGACATAGCCATCAATGATGGTGTGGACGTTTTGTCTGTCTCTCTTGGAGGAGCTGCAACGGCATATTTCAATGACAGTGTCTCCATTGGATCCTTCCACGCCATCAGGAGTGGTATTGTGGTAGTTTGCTCTGCCGGGAACTCTGGCCCAACCGATGCTACTGTGTCCAACATTGCACCATGGGAGATCACAGTTGGTGCCAGCACTATGGATAGGGAATTTCCCACCTACGTCACCCTTGGCAATAAGAAGAGTTTCAAG GGACAAAGTCTATCAACAAGAGCTTTGCAGAACGGCAAATTCTATAGACTCATTACTGCTGTAGATGCTAAAGCAGCTAATGCATCGGATGAAGACGc TATTTTATGCAAGCCTGGAACACTTGACCCAAGAAAAGTGAAGGGAAATATTTTGGTTTGCCTTAGAGGAGAAAATGCAAGAGTGGACAAAGGTCAACAAGCCTTACAGGCTGGTGCAGCTGGGATGGTTCTTGCCAACAATGACTTAACCGGAAATGAAATCATTGCTGATCCTCATGTCCTCCCGGCTTCACATATCAGCTATTCTGATGGCATCATGGTCTTTGCTTACATTAATTCAACCAA GTCTCCCGAGGGATACATTACACCTGCGAGAACAAAGTTGGCCACAGAGCCAGCTCCATTCATGGCAGCATTTTCATCGAAGGGACCTAATACCGTTACACCAGAAATCCTTAAG CCTGATATCACTGCACCTGGAGTGAGTGTCATAGCAGCCTATAGTGAAGCACAAGGGCCGACAAATCAAATCTTTGACAAGCGTCGAGTTGCGTTCAACTCTGTATCAGGCACATCAATGTCTTGTCCTCATGTTTCTGGCATTGTTGGCCTTCTAAAAACCCTCCATCCAGATTGGAGTCCTGCTGCAATTAAGTCAGCAATCATGACCACGG caagAACTCGAGACAACAGAATGGAGCCACTGTTAAATGCTTCTCACATCAAGGCTACACCATTCAGTTATGGAGCAGGACATGTCCAGCCAAACCGCGCCATGGATCCAGGGCTAGTTTATGACTTAACTGTCAATGACTATCTCAACTTTCTATGTTCACTGGGATACAATGCAACACAAATTGAAACGTTTTCAGAGAAACCTTACAGATGCTCCAAGAAAATTAAACTCACCAACCTCAACTACCCCTCAATCACTGTCCCTAGCCTCTATGGATCAATCACTGTCATTCGAACGTTGAAAAACGTTGGCATGCCAGGAACTTACAGAGCGCGAGTAAAAAATCCCGCCGAAATAATTGTTTCTGTTAAGCCAAAAAGCTTGAAGTTCAATAGGGTGGGTGAAGAGAAGAGGTTTAAAGTCACACTCATGCTCAAAAAACTTAAAGCAGCCAAGGATTATGTGTTTGGAGAATTGATATGGTCTGATAATAAACACTATGTTAGGACTCCTATTGTGGTGAAGGCAGCCTAA